The Aureispira anguillae genome contains a region encoding:
- a CDS encoding FtsB family cell division protein has protein sequence MAKKPTKLELLLEDVPPPLRNKFIVVTSLFVVWMFFFDNNSIISQYRLQATLQELQDKKEYYQTEIHQAEKDNKELFTDDKTREKFAREHYYMKKPDEEVFVIED, from the coding sequence ATGGCTAAAAAACCAACCAAGTTAGAATTATTATTGGAAGATGTTCCACCACCATTGCGCAATAAGTTTATTGTCGTCACTAGTCTTTTTGTGGTCTGGATGTTCTTTTTTGATAATAATAGCATCATATCTCAATATCGATTACAAGCAACGTTGCAAGAACTCCAAGACAAGAAGGAGTATTATCAAACTGAAATTCATCAAGCAGAAAAGGATAATAAAGAATTGTTTACGGATGACAAAACTCGTGAAAAATTTGCTAGGGAGCATTACTATATGAAGAAACCAGATGAAGAAGTCTTTGTGATCGAGGATTAA
- a CDS encoding ABC transporter permease: MTIIENINIAFNAIRANLLRAVLTLLIIAFGIMALVGILTSIDAIKSSLTNNLASMGTNTFNVIRKGTGLGGGRHGRRSKVGAKITFKQAASFKEKYQYPAAVSLSALGTMSAVVKYKKTETDPNTTVYGADENYLDVAGYKLSAGRNITALESNSGRNIVILGAEIAKKLFQSNSPSSILGKSLSIRNIQFKVIGIMEEKGSSMTFSGDKMVLIPLQTLRKYFGSQTSSYNLSVMVTDALNIEPAMAEAEGVFRRVRKIGVGEESDFEMEKSDGLISLIVDNTATLQMAAIFIGLITLLGAAIGLMNIMLVSVTERTREIGICKSLGATRRTILVQFLVEAIVICQIGGLVGIVFGIIAGNGVTYMVGGAFVVPWAWIMLGFTLCFIVGITSGLYPAVKASKLDPIEALRYE, from the coding sequence ATGACGATAATAGAAAACATAAATATTGCATTTAATGCTATTCGGGCTAACTTGCTTCGAGCGGTATTAACTTTACTCATTATTGCTTTTGGCATTATGGCCTTGGTTGGGATTCTTACCTCTATTGATGCGATCAAAAGTTCCTTGACCAATAACTTAGCAAGCATGGGAACCAATACCTTTAATGTAATACGAAAAGGTACTGGTTTGGGGGGTGGCAGACATGGGCGAAGGAGTAAGGTGGGGGCTAAAATAACATTTAAACAAGCGGCAAGTTTTAAGGAAAAATACCAATATCCTGCTGCTGTATCGCTATCGGCGCTAGGAACAATGAGTGCGGTTGTGAAATATAAAAAAACAGAAACGGACCCTAATACAACCGTTTATGGAGCGGATGAAAATTATCTGGACGTAGCAGGCTATAAATTGTCAGCAGGAAGGAACATTACGGCATTGGAGTCTAACAGTGGACGAAATATCGTTATTTTAGGAGCTGAAATTGCTAAGAAACTATTTCAAAGTAATAGCCCCTCTAGTATACTTGGCAAGAGCCTTTCTATTCGGAACATCCAATTTAAAGTAATTGGCATTATGGAAGAAAAGGGATCTAGTATGACGTTTAGCGGTGATAAAATGGTATTGATTCCACTGCAAACCTTGCGAAAATATTTTGGGTCTCAAACAAGTTCTTATAATTTGTCGGTAATGGTAACAGATGCGTTGAACATAGAACCAGCTATGGCAGAAGCCGAGGGCGTTTTTAGGAGAGTTCGGAAAATAGGGGTAGGGGAGGAGTCCGATTTTGAAATGGAAAAGAGTGATGGACTCATTTCTCTAATTGTAGACAATACGGCAACTTTACAAATGGCGGCTATTTTTATAGGGTTAATTACTTTGTTGGGGGCTGCTATAGGTCTGATGAATATTATGTTGGTTTCTGTAACGGAACGCACCCGTGAAATTGGTATTTGTAAATCTTTAGGAGCTACTCGACGAACCATTTTAGTGCAATTTTTGGTGGAAGCGATTGTCATTTGCCAAATAGGGGGACTGGTTGGAATTGTCTTTGGTATTATTGCAGGGAATGGTGTGACCTATATGGTAGGAGGAGCTTTTGTGGTTCCTTGGGCTTGGATTATGCTGGGTTTTACGCTCTGTTTTATTGTTGGAATTACATCGGGCTTGTATCCTGCTGTTAAAGCCTCTAAATTAGACCCGATTGAAGCATTACGTTACGAATAG
- a CDS encoding cytochrome-c peroxidase, with protein sequence MTYRIGLFIVGLIIVLHTSCKNDVLEPKSPLLSLPTSPLEYANVNYPNHIQQAIATLDNTPITNPITNDGASLGRVLFYDKSLSMNNKVSCASCHRAADGFSDRRIKSEGFEDKKTRRNSMPLLNVRFYKSGKMFWDERTNTLEEQVLLPIQDHIEMGMDLGQLITKLEQISYYPTLFEKAFGSEQITPERIAKGLAQFIRAMITYRSKYDQVLEGAATFTATEQNGKRVYDLFGGQQGCQGCHGGGFLDVASYHLQMGQTASKTGAVHLDDLGLYEVSQMDSDSFRFKVSTLRNIEMTAPYLHDGSVADLLTLFSLPHHNFGMTRTEINDLIEFLKTLTDYEIIQDERFLDPFEE encoded by the coding sequence ATGACATATCGTATTGGACTATTTATCGTTGGGTTAATCATTGTGTTGCATACTTCTTGTAAAAACGATGTGCTAGAACCTAAGTCGCCCCTTTTATCCTTACCCACAAGTCCTTTAGAATATGCTAATGTTAATTACCCTAATCATATTCAACAAGCAATAGCAACATTGGACAATACGCCAATTACTAATCCCATCACCAATGATGGGGCTTCTTTGGGGCGTGTGTTGTTTTATGATAAATCTCTTTCGATGAACAATAAAGTTTCTTGTGCAAGTTGTCATCGAGCAGCAGATGGTTTTTCGGATAGAAGAATAAAAAGTGAAGGTTTTGAAGATAAAAAAACGAGAAGAAATTCAATGCCTTTGCTCAATGTACGTTTTTATAAAAGTGGCAAAATGTTTTGGGATGAGCGGACTAATACCTTGGAAGAACAGGTTTTGCTGCCCATTCAAGATCATATAGAAATGGGAATGGATTTAGGGCAGTTAATAACTAAATTAGAGCAAATTTCCTATTATCCAACTTTATTTGAAAAGGCATTTGGATCGGAACAAATTACTCCTGAACGAATTGCAAAAGGACTCGCTCAATTTATTCGAGCAATGATTACTTATCGTTCAAAATACGATCAGGTTTTGGAAGGAGCAGCTACCTTTACAGCTACAGAACAAAATGGAAAAAGAGTGTATGATCTATTTGGAGGACAGCAAGGCTGCCAAGGTTGCCATGGTGGTGGTTTTTTAGATGTGGCTTCTTATCATTTGCAAATGGGGCAAACAGCATCAAAAACAGGAGCCGTCCATTTGGATGATTTAGGGCTGTATGAAGTTAGCCAGATGGATTCAGATTCATTTAGATTTAAGGTTTCTACCTTAAGAAATATAGAGATGACAGCACCTTATCTCCATGATGGTAGTGTTGCCGATCTGCTGACACTGTTTTCATTGCCCCATCATAATTTTGGTATGACAAGAACTGAAATTAATGATCTAATTGAATTTTTAAAAACATTAACAGATTATGAAATTATTCAAGATGAAAGGTTTTTAGATCCATTTGAGGAATAA
- a CDS encoding T9SS type A sorting domain-containing protein encodes MSIRYLLCILLSIVSCYHSQAQCPSSSPGFLSGTMTNLLVSDTTPLPVYSTPPTGLPNTEFLILQHDSLASDGFGPRIIESTIDGRIVPADLGLTTCNQLCVLPFSYDLQQLQTVVDSLLLADYLPGTSCCTAAGQFFVGLCDSLNAHGIHSGSDINNLNDVIVLMGIFTGSSNNNVSVYYLTTTIGQLNNAVTLFGTCAGGITEICYSVSNTTTAMDCYTIALPNSANFVDIAADTLRIAPNGTATLIGTYLPNSASDSLRWTVTNTGSSITVDAMGQVVGGSTLDTAWIVAQAVRGCATDTAVVIVDPALSITTTNLTPMPLQTTPNPFSRSLQVSFYAQTATYQLQLIGITGQVYYEGSYNLTTGNQQLNIDSKHIPSGYYLLRITGQNMQGSQAVVKY; translated from the coding sequence ATGTCTATCCGTTATTTACTTTGCATACTATTATCTATTGTTAGTTGTTATCATAGTCAAGCGCAATGTCCCTCTAGCAGTCCAGGTTTTTTAAGTGGCACAATGACGAATCTATTGGTGAGTGACACGACCCCTCTACCAGTTTATAGTACGCCCCCAACAGGGCTTCCCAATACTGAATTTCTTATTCTTCAACACGACAGTTTAGCTTCGGATGGATTTGGTCCTAGAATCATTGAATCAACTATTGACGGGCGTATTGTCCCTGCTGACTTGGGGCTAACTACTTGTAACCAGCTCTGTGTATTGCCTTTTTCTTATGACCTTCAACAACTACAAACGGTCGTAGATTCTTTGTTATTGGCAGATTACCTTCCTGGTACAAGTTGCTGTACAGCTGCTGGACAATTTTTTGTAGGGCTTTGCGACTCTTTAAATGCGCATGGCATTCATTCTGGTTCAGACATCAATAATTTAAATGATGTGATCGTTTTGATGGGAATTTTTACAGGTAGCTCTAACAATAATGTTTCTGTCTATTATCTGACCACAACAATTGGACAACTCAATAACGCTGTAACGCTATTTGGTACTTGTGCAGGTGGAATTACTGAAATTTGCTATTCCGTTTCCAATACAACAACAGCTATGGATTGTTACACTATAGCCCTTCCTAATTCAGCCAATTTTGTTGATATTGCAGCAGATACGCTAAGAATTGCCCCCAATGGAACGGCAACATTGATTGGTACTTATTTGCCCAATTCTGCGTCTGATAGTCTTCGTTGGACGGTTACTAATACAGGTTCTAGTATTACAGTTGATGCGATGGGGCAAGTTGTAGGCGGCTCAACCTTAGACACAGCATGGATTGTAGCACAAGCTGTACGTGGCTGTGCGACAGATACCGCTGTGGTCATTGTGGATCCTGCCTTGTCGATTACAACAACAAATTTAACTCCTATGCCATTGCAAACCACTCCTAATCCTTTTTCTAGGTCATTACAAGTTAGTTTTTATGCTCAAACGGCTACTTACCAACTACAACTGATTGGTATTACAGGACAGGTTTATTATGAAGGTAGTTATAATTTGACAACAGGAAACCAGCAATTAAACATTGATAGTAAACATATCCCTAGTGGTTATTATTTGTTAAGAATCACTGGACAAAATATGCAAGGTTCACAGGCCGTTGTTAAGTATTAA
- a CDS encoding OmpA family protein, protein MRFLLIIIGLLLVVMVQGQSNEKHRVYFEQGQASISLEQLEEIKNLAKESMAKSNGRVVVHTYANDALEGDFNDRLSGRRAYLVQQCLERAGVPLGHMQIESKIQSTSSENCSACAEILVTTDSNFFSQNVYQDHIADFLMEGSGVYAQTFWIHPFRDVELTTKDGVLIQIPSGALSARDSGLVKFEVRFLKTKWEMLLHSLTTRATGQEFLALNRVVQLNAAQYGETLNVQKGHTITIVVPSDVYSKDAQLYQQKENRWDRPAAPAYVKTGSFYIGDDYWCSNLDENALTVPNYATPPTKPIYLEYDSMTIKQDEQLNSIQIRLDYLAEQKVNKKGKPQELTAQQKRNECVLKNKKDRLLIAKEKIKIETRQKNEEREAVYYQSLAVYNQERHLLQRSYLKGLDSIGGVQRSNINRCAELKQGVEDLKKTYGQADYEKMAARLRNQAIKDKLGYWIQTNQLGWLSVGNIAQRKDTDAVPYRVTTGISAYKVTAFLIFNETKDIVIGETLDATDIVFWEVPDGSKAKLFAVTQEGDNFLIAFHDLTTNGNPIELEFRQVSLEQILDALR, encoded by the coding sequence ATGAGATTTTTGTTGATAATTATAGGACTATTATTGGTAGTGATGGTACAAGGTCAATCCAATGAAAAACATCGGGTTTATTTTGAACAAGGGCAAGCTTCGATTTCACTAGAACAGCTAGAAGAGATAAAAAACTTAGCCAAGGAGTCAATGGCAAAAAGCAATGGTCGGGTTGTTGTTCATACTTATGCCAATGATGCTTTAGAGGGAGATTTTAACGATCGATTGTCTGGGCGACGAGCTTATTTGGTACAACAATGTTTGGAGCGAGCAGGAGTGCCGTTGGGGCACATGCAGATTGAGAGTAAAATACAATCAACAAGCTCAGAAAACTGTAGCGCTTGCGCAGAAATTTTGGTGACAACAGATAGCAATTTTTTCTCACAGAATGTTTATCAAGATCATATAGCTGATTTTTTGATGGAGGGAAGTGGTGTTTATGCTCAAACGTTTTGGATTCATCCTTTTAGAGATGTAGAACTAACCACAAAGGATGGTGTTTTGATACAAATTCCTTCTGGGGCGCTAAGTGCTAGAGATAGTGGCTTGGTAAAATTTGAGGTTCGTTTTCTGAAAACAAAGTGGGAAATGTTGTTGCATTCATTGACTACTCGTGCGACAGGGCAAGAGTTCTTAGCACTAAATAGGGTGGTACAGTTGAATGCAGCACAGTATGGAGAAACGTTAAATGTACAAAAGGGGCATACCATTACGATTGTTGTTCCTTCGGATGTTTATAGTAAAGATGCTCAGCTTTATCAACAAAAAGAAAATCGTTGGGATAGACCTGCTGCTCCTGCTTATGTAAAAACAGGAAGTTTTTATATTGGGGATGATTATTGGTGTAGTAATTTAGATGAAAATGCGTTGACTGTACCCAATTATGCAACTCCTCCCACTAAGCCTATCTATTTAGAGTATGACTCTATGACAATAAAACAGGACGAGCAGTTAAATAGTATTCAAATTCGTTTAGATTACCTAGCAGAACAGAAAGTTAACAAAAAGGGAAAACCACAGGAATTAACAGCACAGCAAAAACGAAATGAATGTGTCTTAAAGAATAAAAAAGACCGATTGCTCATTGCCAAAGAAAAAATAAAAATCGAAACTCGACAAAAGAACGAAGAACGAGAAGCTGTTTATTACCAGTCTTTGGCTGTTTACAACCAAGAACGTCACTTATTGCAGCGTTCTTATTTAAAAGGATTGGACAGCATTGGTGGTGTCCAACGATCCAATATAAATCGTTGTGCTGAGCTTAAACAGGGAGTCGAGGATTTAAAAAAGACCTATGGTCAGGCAGATTATGAGAAAATGGCAGCAAGATTGAGAAATCAAGCCATCAAGGATAAATTAGGCTATTGGATTCAGACCAACCAGTTGGGGTGGTTGAGTGTAGGAAATATAGCTCAACGGAAGGATACAGATGCTGTTCCATATCGGGTGACAACGGGCATTTCTGCTTATAAGGTTACTGCTTTTTTGATTTTTAATGAAACTAAGGATATTGTTATTGGAGAAACCTTGGACGCTACCGATATTGTTTTTTGGGAAGTTCCAGATGGTAGCAAGGCTAAATTGTTTGCGGTGACACAAGAAGGGGATAATTTTTTGATTGCTTTTCACGATTTAACAACAAATGGGAATCCCATTGAGCTAGAGTTTAGACAAGTGAGCTTGGAGCAAATATTAGATGCTCTTAGATAA
- a CDS encoding ubiquitin-like protein: MDELENITAITSLDTLVKSSEKPFQIFVKTLNGSTLVIDNMISSTKILTIMNIIQDKDGLPVEIQRLTYSNKNLDSRKTLADYKIGKEATLTSLLRLKGGMGEYKAMVYIDQKDMNRGNVKQEIEDTEGESRALKDWGRNLEENDAFWDKIKNDLKLDTQQFKVWKQKNSTHVAALIREITHSGNCGDFAEVVHSKLTRSTDNQYVYMLVMQNPLPDGKQDSNSEWMTNTTDEEKKAWFLAGSKKRKQINQQRLSDSKQAIKPKEFDHQMCLTYHEYKSEISEMDHERAMIADGWDGNMVCTLKQFLAGTNAYKMSIDKKRFNMDYPNIAIFNGTKAVKGSGPDESDVDIVNKIITAELDDYKTNGTYQNDKDTAKVNFSGIFNMSPRQGVTDKRTSETIKVFLDKIDFENDAERFKAECLDLSPEQFAAYCKTADSDRKKVILADKELKAGLVKTFEVDHKMLETFCKEFTDDEFVEMIIASEKIAKTVISTDAIANVFAKTLGKITDGQSMVDVIKATKKAESSYFDDFIEENIEESGDGTAIWVNIIKLLKSKGENALADYVLSKIPSSEKSDVEQELD, from the coding sequence ATGGATGAATTAGAAAATATCACCGCCATCACTTCATTAGATACACTTGTAAAGTCTTCTGAAAAGCCCTTCCAAATTTTTGTAAAAACGCTGAATGGATCAACCCTTGTTATAGACAACATGATCTCTTCAACTAAGATTTTAACCATCATGAATATCATACAAGATAAAGATGGTTTGCCTGTAGAAATACAGCGTCTTACTTATAGCAACAAAAATCTTGATTCTCGCAAAACTTTAGCGGATTACAAAATTGGAAAAGAAGCAACCTTAACTAGTCTTCTCCGCCTTAAGGGAGGGATGGGCGAATACAAAGCAATGGTTTACATTGATCAAAAAGATATGAATCGTGGAAACGTTAAGCAAGAAATAGAAGATACGGAAGGGGAAAGCAGAGCATTAAAAGATTGGGGGCGAAATTTGGAAGAAAATGATGCTTTTTGGGATAAAATCAAAAATGACTTAAAATTGGATACACAACAATTTAAAGTTTGGAAACAAAAAAATAGCACCCATGTTGCCGCTCTTATTCGAGAAATTACACATAGCGGTAATTGTGGCGATTTTGCAGAAGTCGTTCATTCTAAATTAACTCGTTCTACTGACAATCAATATGTTTATATGTTGGTCATGCAGAATCCTTTGCCTGATGGGAAACAAGATTCGAACAGTGAATGGATGACAAACACTACAGATGAGGAGAAAAAAGCTTGGTTTTTGGCGGGCAGTAAGAAGAGAAAGCAAATCAATCAACAACGATTAAGCGACAGTAAACAAGCAATAAAGCCCAAAGAGTTTGACCACCAAATGTGCTTAACCTATCATGAGTATAAAAGCGAAATATCCGAAATGGATCATGAACGTGCAATGATTGCTGATGGCTGGGATGGAAATATGGTTTGTACGCTCAAGCAATTTCTTGCTGGCACCAATGCTTATAAGATGTCCATTGATAAAAAAAGATTTAACATGGATTATCCCAATATTGCCATTTTTAATGGGACTAAAGCAGTCAAAGGATCTGGTCCAGACGAATCTGATGTGGATATTGTTAACAAAATCATTACCGCTGAGTTGGATGATTATAAGACCAATGGCACTTACCAAAACGATAAAGATACCGCCAAGGTGAATTTCAGTGGTATTTTTAATATGAGCCCAAGACAAGGGGTCACTGATAAACGTACTTCTGAAACCATCAAAGTTTTCTTAGACAAAATTGACTTTGAAAATGATGCCGAACGATTCAAAGCAGAGTGTCTAGACTTAAGCCCTGAACAATTTGCAGCTTATTGCAAAACTGCAGATAGTGATAGAAAGAAAGTCATCCTTGCTGATAAAGAGTTAAAAGCAGGTTTAGTAAAAACGTTTGAAGTAGATCATAAAATGCTAGAGACCTTCTGCAAAGAATTCACAGATGATGAGTTTGTAGAGATGATTATTGCAAGTGAAAAAATTGCTAAGACTGTTATTAGCACGGATGCGATCGCTAATGTTTTTGCTAAAACGCTTGGTAAAATAACAGATGGACAAAGCATGGTTGATGTGATCAAAGCAACAAAAAAAGCAGAGTCTAGCTATTTTGATGACTTCATAGAGGAAAACATTGAAGAATCAGGAGATGGCACAGCAATTTGGGTCAATATTATCAAATTATTAAAAAGCAAAGGAGAAAACGCATTGGCCGATTATGTCTTAAGCAAAATCCCTAGTTCTGAAAAATCTGATGTAGAACAAGAGTTAGATTAA
- a CDS encoding beta/alpha barrel domain-containing protein, which produces MENGFLEQQPYMDNDLTASSRKQDHIQLAFQSQVASNNLDNRFYYEPLLSGHPTTEDDTSFTFLGKDIQAPLWVSSMTGGTEYANLINHNLARAARDFGFGMGLGSCRGLLTSNQYLQDFDVRDIIGDHLPLYANLGIAQIEQLFDENKQSLIQDLVSKLRADGLIIHVNPFQEWLQPEGDHFQYPPIDTIKRVIDAFPTLKLIVKEVGQGMGYKSLEALFQLPIMAVDFAANGGTNFAKLELLRSDAQKHEIYAKLANIGHSAEEMINMSNQIIKTLGKQCLCKEVIISGGIKDFLDGYYLINKLSSPAIYGQASAFLKHARGNYEELYAYVSTQVEGLKLAKKYLTVK; this is translated from the coding sequence ATGGAAAATGGTTTTTTAGAGCAGCAGCCATATATGGACAACGACTTAACAGCATCTTCACGTAAGCAAGATCATATACAACTTGCGTTTCAATCTCAAGTTGCAAGCAACAATCTAGACAATAGGTTTTATTATGAACCTCTACTGTCTGGACATCCTACGACAGAAGATGATACCTCATTTACCTTTTTGGGAAAAGACATACAAGCCCCACTTTGGGTTTCTAGTATGACTGGAGGTACAGAATATGCCAATTTAATCAATCATAACTTAGCAAGAGCAGCACGAGATTTTGGCTTTGGAATGGGTCTAGGGTCTTGCCGTGGTCTATTAACTAGTAATCAATATCTTCAAGATTTTGATGTACGAGATATTATTGGGGACCATTTACCACTTTATGCTAACTTAGGAATTGCACAGATTGAGCAACTATTTGACGAAAACAAACAATCCTTAATACAAGATTTAGTGTCTAAACTTCGTGCAGATGGCTTAATTATCCATGTTAATCCATTTCAAGAATGGCTACAACCAGAAGGAGATCACTTTCAATATCCTCCTATTGATACCATAAAACGAGTCATTGATGCTTTTCCTACTTTAAAACTAATTGTAAAGGAAGTTGGACAAGGAATGGGCTATAAAAGTTTGGAGGCATTGTTTCAACTGCCCATTATGGCAGTTGATTTTGCAGCTAATGGAGGTACCAACTTCGCTAAATTAGAATTGCTGCGTTCAGATGCTCAAAAACATGAAATCTATGCTAAACTAGCCAATATTGGGCACAGTGCAGAAGAAATGATTAACATGTCCAATCAGATTATAAAGACCTTAGGCAAGCAATGCCTTTGTAAAGAAGTTATTATATCTGGAGGAATAAAGGACTTTTTAGATGGATATTATCTAATAAATAAACTATCTTCGCCTGCAATATATGGGCAAGCTTCGGCATTTTTAAAACATGCACGAGGCAATTATGAGGAGTTGTATGCCTACGTATCTACGCAAGTAGAGGGATTAAAACTGGCAAAAAAGTATCTAACAGTAAAATAA
- a CDS encoding hydroxymethylglutaryl-CoA reductase: MKKPTIVSGFSKLSKRGKIRWLVENFFTNPEEVARELKSFWYGDPQKQKIFDDFSENTVSNFYLPYGVVPNLEINGKLYCVPMVIEESSVVAAASAASKFWLKRGGFKAEIIATHKIGQVHFDWKGDYTKLHALFPIIKKRIHDDTAHITSNMRERGGGISNIELVDMTHLEDNYYQLKMTFETCDSMGANFINSTLEEASRSLRAFVNEEPTLVGTEKELTIIMAILSNYTPECLVRAWVECPVDELGTFDNGNMDSATFAYKFDKALKIAHIDVHRATTHNKGIFNGIDAVALATGNDFRAIESCGHTYAARDGKYKSLSSATIENGIFKFWLDIPLAIGTVGGLTSLHPLAKRSLEMLGNPSAEELMMVIAATGLAQNFAAVRSLVTTGIQQGHMKMHLMNILNHLEASEKEVILVLSHFKDKLVSFTAVRDFLNLLRNNASPELKMK, from the coding sequence ATGAAGAAGCCAACAATAGTATCTGGATTTTCTAAACTATCTAAACGAGGAAAAATTCGTTGGTTGGTAGAGAACTTCTTTACAAACCCAGAAGAGGTTGCCCGTGAACTCAAGAGTTTTTGGTATGGCGACCCACAAAAACAAAAAATATTTGATGATTTTAGTGAAAACACCGTTAGCAATTTTTATTTGCCTTATGGGGTTGTTCCAAATCTAGAAATCAATGGTAAACTATACTGTGTACCAATGGTTATTGAAGAATCCTCTGTTGTTGCAGCGGCTTCTGCTGCCTCCAAGTTTTGGCTAAAAAGAGGAGGTTTCAAAGCAGAAATTATTGCCACGCACAAGATTGGACAGGTTCATTTTGACTGGAAAGGGGATTACACAAAATTACATGCCCTGTTCCCTATCATCAAAAAACGCATTCACGATGATACCGCTCACATCACCTCCAATATGCGTGAACGTGGTGGTGGAATATCTAATATAGAGTTGGTGGATATGACGCATCTTGAAGATAATTATTATCAACTTAAGATGACCTTTGAGACCTGTGACTCTATGGGAGCCAATTTTATTAATTCGACCTTAGAAGAAGCTTCTAGATCATTGCGTGCTTTTGTCAATGAGGAACCTACCTTAGTGGGTACTGAAAAAGAACTAACTATTATCATGGCTATTTTATCTAATTATACACCAGAATGTTTGGTGCGTGCATGGGTAGAATGTCCTGTTGATGAGTTGGGGACCTTTGACAATGGCAACATGGATTCTGCTACCTTTGCTTATAAATTTGATAAGGCGCTAAAAATTGCACACATCGATGTACATAGAGCCACGACACATAACAAAGGTATTTTTAACGGAATTGATGCAGTTGCTTTGGCAACAGGAAATGATTTCCGTGCAATAGAATCATGCGGACACACGTATGCTGCTCGTGATGGTAAATACAAGAGTTTATCTTCTGCAACAATAGAAAATGGAATTTTTAAATTTTGGTTGGACATTCCTTTGGCTATTGGAACCGTAGGTGGTTTAACTTCTTTGCATCCACTGGCTAAGCGTTCTTTGGAGATGTTAGGCAATCCATCTGCCGAAGAATTAATGATGGTCATTGCAGCCACTGGATTGGCTCAAAATTTTGCTGCTGTCCGATCTTTGGTAACTACTGGTATCCAACAAGGGCATATGAAGATGCACCTGATGAATATATTGAACCATTTAGAGGCTAGCGAAAAAGAAGTTATCCTAGTGCTATCTCACTTCAAAGATAAATTGGTTTCGTTTACGGCTGTTCGTGATTTCCTCAACCTTCTGAGAAACAATGCTTCACCAGAGTTAAAAATGAAATAG
- the sucD gene encoding succinate--CoA ligase subunit alpha gives MSVLVNKDSKIIVQGFTGKEGTFHASQMIEYGTNVVGGVTPGKSGQTHLDRPVFGTVAEAVAQTGADTSIIFVPPRFAADAVLEAADSGIKVIICITEGIPVQDMVKVKAFIEDKDVCLIGPNCPGVMTAGEAKVGIMPGFIFKKGKIGIVSKSGTLTYEAADQIVKAGLGVTTAIGIGGDPIIGTTTKEAVQMLMADPETEGIVMIGEIGGNLEAQAARWIKEHGTKPVVGFIAGETAPVGRTMGHAGAIVGGADDTAAAKKRILRDCGVLVVDSPADIGATMIKALESVQA, from the coding sequence ATGTCTGTACTAGTCAACAAAGATTCTAAGATCATTGTACAAGGTTTTACAGGGAAAGAAGGAACTTTCCATGCAAGCCAAATGATTGAATATGGCACTAATGTAGTTGGTGGGGTTACTCCAGGTAAAAGTGGTCAAACACACTTAGATCGTCCTGTATTTGGGACAGTAGCTGAAGCTGTTGCTCAAACTGGTGCAGATACTTCTATTATTTTTGTTCCTCCTCGTTTTGCTGCTGATGCTGTTTTAGAGGCTGCGGACTCTGGTATCAAAGTAATCATCTGTATCACAGAGGGTATCCCTGTTCAGGATATGGTTAAAGTTAAAGCCTTTATCGAAGATAAAGATGTTTGCTTGATTGGACCTAACTGCCCTGGTGTTATGACTGCTGGAGAGGCTAAAGTAGGTATTATGCCTGGCTTTATCTTCAAAAAAGGTAAAATTGGTATTGTATCTAAATCAGGTACCTTAACCTATGAAGCAGCTGACCAAATCGTAAAAGCAGGTTTGGGAGTAACAACTGCTATTGGTATTGGTGGTGATCCAATTATCGGAACAACAACCAAAGAAGCGGTTCAAATGTTAATGGCTGACCCAGAAACAGAAGGTATCGTTATGATTGGTGAGATTGGAGGAAACCTAGAGGCTCAAGCTGCTCGTTGGATCAAAGAACATGGCACTAAACCTGTTGTTGGATTTATCGCTGGTGAAACAGCTCCTGTTGGTCGTACCATGGGTCATGCTGGTGCTATCGTAGGTGGTGCTGATGATACTGCTGCTGCCAAAAAACGCATTTTGCGTGATTGTGGTGTATTGGTGGTTGATTCTCCTGCTGATATTGGAGCAACTATGATCAAAGCATTGGAATCTGTTCAAGCTTAA